The Acropora muricata isolate sample 2 chromosome 5, ASM3666990v1, whole genome shotgun sequence genome includes a window with the following:
- the LOC136917719 gene encoding galanin receptor type 1-like, producing MNSTLPQGNASGLVDKQFHFYLEPFPAQLIRFILNAVIFLVGVVGNGLVCLVIIKEKLLRSLAYCFILNLAVSDLGVILFSLPFAVFRTEDIRWPLGEFGCRVLYPLSDIFPGVSIASITAIALFRYRGIISGRSASQRNSMKTAKIFILFIWLICFLLFVLPLFFVMAYEEHADQVNCFPVFPSKLYYKLYQAETFLLTYFIPLVIILFTYFRIRVRLHESIALHTEIQRESCRSAATDSTRPRCESERNNRALKVLAPVVAVFAVTMLPYNVFRVIDVFWDTSNFKYLLLFFKICVFCFVCNSSANPLIYALFSEEFRKAFKWYLKHCSASKNRPRLFSLSERITMFRRGRSFLTCSSRRQDGASSSNSDIFV from the coding sequence ATGAATTCAACTTTGCCGCAAGGAAATGCAAGTGGCTTGGTTGATAAACAGTTCCACTTCTACCTGGAACCTTTCCCTGCCCAGCTCATACGTTTTATCCTAAACGCAGTCATCTTCTTGGTAGGCGTTGTGGGAAATGGGTTGGTCTGCCTGGTCATTATCAAGGAAAAGCTTCTTCGTTCTCTTGCCTATTGCTTCATCTTAAACCTCGCGGTAAGCGACCTCGGTGTTATTCTATTCAGTCTTCCCTTCGCAGTTTTCCGGACGGAAGACATTCGTTGGCCGCTCGGAGAGTTCGGCTGCAGGGTGCTGTACCCGCTGAGTGATATCTTCCCCGGGGTTTCTATAGCAAGTATCACTGCCATTGCCTTATTTCGTTACCGTGGGATTATCTCCGGCCGGAGTGCAAGCCAAAGAAACTCGATGAAGACAGCAAAGATTTTTATCCTTTTTATATGGCTTATCTGCTTTCTTCTGTTTGTTCTTCCATTGTTCTTTGTTATGGCTTACGAAGAACACGCCGACCAAGTCAACTGTTTCCCGGTGTTTCCCAGCAAGTTGTATTACAAGTTGTACCAAGCAGAAACTTTCCTCCTAACATATTTTATCCCGCTGGTCATCATCCTTTTTACGTACTTCCGAATTCGCGTTCGTCTGCACGAAAGCATTGCGCTGCACACGGAAATACAACGAGAGTCTTGCAGATCAGCAGCCACCGATTCGACGAGGCCGCGATGTGAAAGCGAGCGAAACAACAGGGCCCTGAAAGTTCTCGCCCCAGTTGTGGCGGTATTTGCTGTCACCATGTTACCATACAATGTTTTCCGAGTAATCGACGTATTTTGGGACACTTCAAACTTCAAGTACCTGCTTCTGTTCTTTAAGATTTGCGTTTTTTGCTTCGTTTGCAACAGTTCAGCAAATCCGTTGATATATGCGCTATTCAGCGAAGAATTTCGCAAGGCTTTCAAATGGTACCTAAAGCACTGCTCTGCATCGAAGAATCGACCCAGGCTCTTTTCTTTGTCCGAAAGAATCACCATGTTTCGACGCGGAAGGTCTTTCCTTACATGTTCAAGCCGGCGACAAGACGGAGCCAGCTCTTCGAACTCCGACATTTTCGTCTAG